Genomic segment of Malus domestica chromosome 15, GDT2T_hap1:
ATGACAAAGGGAATGGATTAAATTCAATCACAAGAAAAAGCACATCCCAAATCCATGGCAAAACAAGAGTTGGAGAAAGAGGAGAAGAACAATGGCACAAGAGAGAGGCCTAACAAGAAGGAAGTCATCATCACTGTCTATGTTGAAACACCATCACCGTCTGATTCGTCCCGTCAGAAAACTGATGATCATGTTAAGAAGATAAAGCCCAAGCCTAGCTCCCAAAACCCTCATCAGACTGCGAAAACACGAATCCATGATCGCCGAGCTCGACTCCTTGCTTATTCTCAAGAGCTAAGAACAACTGGTGATTCCCAGAAAGTGCAATGGCATAAGCCTAGGGTAAGTTTTCATGCATATATAGATTGTTTGGTAATGTTGGTGCATTGTTGATTTCGCGTCGATACTccattgatatatatatttggtaGTTGGTATATTGTTGATCTCTATCGATAGATTGTTGAAATTTGACATCGACAATATAACAGATCAGTCTATAGTACCTATTATATTGTCGATATCAGTTCTCATAGTTGAATTCATACGAACGTATAAATTACAAAACTGAGGTACGTATCTAGCATTGCTCTATCGATCATTTTAATATTTGGTATCGACAATGTAGGTAGATTTGTATCTGGTACAGGCCAATCACTCTCCGTAGTAGAAATGCACTTGAGTATACAAATTATTGAACTGAAATTCGTGTGTGCTTGGTAGGTGGGAAACAAAAGGTTCACAACTCCAATAAGACTCAGAAGAACACAGACCAGATGGAGATACCAGCGCTTAGTACCAGAAGTAGACGTATATTGCAATCCCAAATCCATCACAGGCAGGAACAACAAGTCCGCCGAATCAGAAACAAGTTCTAACTTTCTGGTAAATCGCTTACACATTAATCAAATTGTTTCTGCTTCATTTCAGCAATTGAAATTTGAGAAATGATCGTTTCGGccaatttctcttttcctttctctgTTTCATTATGCATAAGCAAATTTGTTATGGGATTATCCTTAATGTTAAATTAGGTGTTATTGTTTTTGTTGGTGTGTTTGGGCAGAGGAAGGTAAGGTGTGTGCTGAGGGGTATATCTGGCTGGAGCTGCGACAAGGGATCCAAAGTTGCTGAGAGAAATTATCATGCTGTTTGAGAGTTTTTAATGTTAATTTGCTTGAATGGGTCGTATGTCTTTTTTCAACCCACTTATCCTGCCCTGTCTGTTACAGAAGTAAAATTTAAGATCCATTTTTTCCTCCATGTGTAGACCTTTTAAACATCTTGCTAAGTCAAAAATACTCGAAACAAGGGAAGTTATTGCACAAAAATCCGTAACATACGTGTAAAAAGAACACAGTTTGGCTCCTTACGGAATAGGAGTCAATTCTTCTTACTTGC
This window contains:
- the LOC108169498 gene encoding uncharacterized protein gives rise to the protein MAKQELEKEEKNNGTRERPNKKEVIITVYVETPSPSDSSRQKTDDHVKKIKPKPSSQNPHQTAKTRIHDRRARLLAYSQELRTTGDSQKVQWHKPRVGNKRFTTPIRLRRTQTRWRYQRLVPEVDVYCNPKSITGRNNKSAESETSSNFLRKVRCVLRGISGWSCDKGSKVAERNYHAV